A single genomic interval of Corylus avellana chromosome ca10, CavTom2PMs-1.0 harbors:
- the LOC132162832 gene encoding RING-H2 finger protein ATL57-like, producing MKTHNRKLLTQALPPLQPTATTPSPLPSGQSLTWADFYKRSVVDVLIAVLINVLIVLLLVGCVFICIYIRKRIRQRYNADTDSDADSPRRGSERTTSSPPSDLPTRSNLRKGLDPLTIRALPVHSYCGDAEEYQTDDCAICLLEFEEKDAVKLIPFCKHVFHPVCIDMWLSSHVTCPVCRSSRFPVRRGVWKIDGQTMTREQSDEGGGVV from the coding sequence ATGAAAACCCACAACCGCAAGCTGCTGACGCAGGCGCTCCCTCCTCTCCAACCCACTGCAACAACTCCATCACCACTACCGTCCGGACAAAGCTTGACGTGGGCTGATTTCTACAAGCGATCGGTGGTTGACGTACTGATCGCCGTATTGATCAACGTCCTCATTGTGCTTCTCTTGGTGGGCTGCGTCTTCATCTGCATCTACATCCGCAAGCGTATTCGCCAGCGTTATAACGCTGACACAGACTCCGACGCCGACTCACCTAGACGTGGCTCGGAAAGAACTACGTCTTCTCCGCCGTCGGATCTTCCAACCAGGTCCAACCTCCGCAAAGGACTGGACCCGTTGACGATTCGGGCTCTGCCGGTGCACTCTTACTGTGGGGACGCTGAGGAGTACCAGACCGACGACTGCGCGATTTGTCTCCTCGAGTTCGAAGAGAAAGACGCCGTGAAGTTGATACCCTTTTGCAAGCACGTGTTTCACCCCGTCTGCATTGACATGTGGCTGTCGTCGCACGTGACATGCCCGGTGTGCCGGTCATCTCGGTTTCCCGTGAGGAGGGGGGTCTGGAAGATCGACGGTCAAACCATGACACGTGAACAGAGTGATGAGGGCGGTGGGGTCGTTTAG
- the LOC132163945 gene encoding protein root UVB sensitive 4: MQTNSYTAPNSQHLPIRWKSTGPHFATRKVAPNKLKNRFKTLTFTDSLRTSLDYEPEEGIDKGFRPGLRPTSQGRLPVVIRRSGRVSRYFWDGNCLQLVRVDGRASFFSSDFDDGFRKLFKILGSAVRDFFIPKQVNGNYMYYVKWKFLHRVFSSALQVLATQAMFRAIGIGYSHSLPSAAALNWVLKDGLGRLSRCIYTAGFASAFDTNLKRVRFSTSVMFSLSIGVELLTPAFPQYFLLLASVANIAKQISLASYLATNTTVHRSFAIADNLGEVSAKAQIQTVCFDNLGLLLAALLNMLLKNNQRLYAGLPFIIYPIFSAVDLFGIYQGLKHVHLQTLTKDRLEIILNTWIESGYVPSPAEVSKEEGVDFLWSKGQELWPIRIGCINLKAQMPKLSMMAMQHTSGDDYYFVCMEIFHKGVKRTKQQGILLSIREGARTADIIMGLLQACYIRKALLVRRSWWEKNIVGGNDSFNSVFNEWFQVMEDSKQCAQRDLSVLNEQLLGLGWATKNILLSTQEQARYSFVDD; encoded by the exons ATGCAAACCAATTCGTACACAGCACCCAATTCCCAGCACCTTCCGATTCGATGGAAATCTACGGGACCCCATTTCGCGACCCGGAAAGTGGCGCCCAATAAACTCAAGAACCGTTTCAAAACCCTAACTTTCACCGATTCCCTGAGAACCTCGCTCGACTACGAACCCGAGGAAGGCATCGATAAAGGATTCAGACCCGGACTCAGACCCACCTCCCAGGGTCGCCTCCCCGTGGTGATTCGTAGGTCTGGTAGGGTTTCTAGGTACTTCTGGGATGGGAATTGTTTGCAATTGGTTCGTGTGGACGGCCGTGCGTCGTTTTTTTCGTCCGATTTTGATGATGGGTTTCggaaattatttaaaattcttGGTTCAGCTGTCAGGGATTTCTTTATCCCAAAGCAAGTTAATGGGAATTACATGTATTACGTGAAATGGAAGTTTTTGCACCGGGTTTTTAGCTCTGCGCTCCAGGTGCTTGCCACTCAG GCAATGTTCCGCGCTATAGGAATCGGGTACTCTCATTCGCTTCCATCTGCTGCAGCCCTTAACTGGGTCTTGAAAGATGGACTTGGACGGCTTAGTAGGTGCATCTACACTGCTGGCTTTGCATCTGCTTTTGATACCAATTTGAAG AGAGTTAGGTTCTCGACATCTGTTATGTTCAGTTTGAGCATTGGAGTGGAGTTGCTGACTCCTGCATTTCCTCAGTACTTCTTGCTTCTTGCATCTGTTGCTAACATTGCCAAACAAATAAGCCTGGCATCCTACTTAGCCACCAAT ACAACTGTTCATCGAAGCTTTGCTATAGCCGATAACCTTGGTGAAGTTTCTGCAAAGGCACAG ATCCAAACAGTGTGCTTTGATAACCTTGGCCTATTGCTTGCTGCACTTCTGAATATGCTGCTGAAGAACAATCAAAG ATTGTATGCAGGTTTACCTTTTATCATATACCCTATTTTCTCAGCAGTTGATCTTTTCGGAATATATCAGGGGCTTAAACACGTCCATCTGCAGACACTAACTAAG GATAGACTTGAGATTATACTAAATACGTGGATCGAGTCAGGATACGTCCCTTCACCTGCAGAAGTAAGTAAAGAGGAGGGAGTTGATTTCCTGTGGAGCAAAG GCCAAGAGTTATGGCCCATCAGAATAGGGTGTATAAATCTCAAGGCTCAGATGCCCAAGTTGTCGATGATGGCAATGCAACATACAAGTGGTGACGATTATTACTTTGTATGCATGGAGATCTTCCACAAAGGCGTGAAAAGAACTAAGCAA CAAGGTATACTTCTTTCTATACGGGAAGGCGCCAGGACGGCAGATATTATCATGGGTTTGTTGCAG GCGTGCTACATCCGAAAGGCCCTCCTTGTGAGGAGGAGTTGGTGGGAGAAGAACATTGTTGGGGGTAATGATTCATTCAATTCTGTTTTTAATGAATGGTTTCAAGTGATGGAGGATAGCAAGCAATGTGCTCAAAGGGATTTGAGTGTGTTGAATGAACAACTGTTGGGACTGGGTTGGGCCACTAAAAACATTTTGTTAAGCACACAGGAGCAGGCTCGGTACAGTTTTGTAGATGACTGa
- the LOC132164180 gene encoding magnesium transporter MRS2-11, chloroplastic — protein sequence MALTPSSSSHTLLQFPLPTHSTTTHCFLFSDLTVSSSLFRSPCTPSLLSSCRSKISAISPIVVSRAKCSAKSTAEEDLLSEPETLASGGGDDDDDAKVQDQSSVAASRPIGSPRVATSLSESLSLGIREPVYEVVEVTSNGIVSTRKINRRQLLKSSGLRPRDIRSVDPSLFLTNSVPSLLVREHAILLNLGSLRAMAMQERVLIFDYNSKGGKAFREILLKNVNGGPCMPFSLEVVEAALLSRIQHLEQKLINLEPRVQALLEVLPNRLTGDILEELRTSKQTLVELGSRAGALRQMLLDLLEDPHEIRRICIMGRNCTLKKGNDDMECSVPLEKQIAEEEEEEIEMLLENYLQRCESCHGQAERLLDSAKEMEDSIAVSLSSRRLEVSRVELLLQVGTFCVAVGALVAGIFGMNLKSYIEEHVFAFWLTTAGIIFGAVVAFFLMYSYLKTRKIL from the exons ATGGCTCTAACGCCTTCTTCTTCATCCCATACTCTCCTCCAATTTCCGCTCCCCACTCACTCCACAACCACTCACTGCTTCCTCTTCTCCGACCTCACCGTCAGCTCTAGCCTTTTCCGGTCGCCATGTACACCGTCGCTGCTTTCGTCTTGCCGGAGCAAGATCTCTGCGATTTCTCCGATCGTAGTATCCAGGGCGAAATGCTCTGCGAAATCTACGGCGGAGGAGGACCTGTTGTCGGAACCGGAAACCCTAGCTTCCGGTGGTGgcgacgacgacgacgatgcGAAGGTCCAGGACCAGAGCTCGGTGGCTGCCAGTAGACCTATTGGTTCGCCGAGAGTCGCGACTTCGCTGAGTGAATCTCTCTCCCTCGGGATTCGCGAGCCGGTTTACGAG GTGGTAGAAGTGACGTCAAATGGGATAGTATCTACTAGGAAAATTAACAGACGCCAGTTATTGAAATCAAGCg GTCTTCGTCCACGGGATATCCGAAGTGTCGATCCATCGTTGTTTTTAACGAACTCGGTGCCTTCATTGCTG GTACGTGAGCATGCTATTCTTCTGAATCTGGGTTCATTGCGAGCTATGGCAATGCAAGAGCGTGTCCTTATTTTTGACTACAACAG TAAAGGAGGGAAGGCCTTCAGAGAAATCTTGCTGAAAAACGTGAATGGAGGGCCATGTATGCCATTTTCTCTTGAG GTTGTTGAAGCGGCATTGCTTTCACGCATACAGCATTTGGAgcagaaattaatcaatttagaacCTCGA GTACAAGCTCTACTTGAGGTTTTACCGAACCGATTAACTGGTGACATATTGGAGGAACTTCGTACGAGCAAGCAAACCTTG gTTGAATTGGGTTCAAGGGCAGGGGCTCTCAGACAAATGCTGCTTGATCTTCTAGAGGACCCTCATGAAATACGCCGTATATGTATTATGGGAAGAAACTGCACGCTTAAGAAAGGAAATGATGACATGGAATGCTCTGTACCCTTAGAGAAGCAGATTGCTGAGG aagaggaggaagaaattgagatgctGCTGGAAAATTATCTTCAAAG ATGTGAATCTTGTCATGGTCAGGCTGAAAGGCTTCTTGACTCTGCAAAGGAAATGGAAGATTCAATTGCTGTCAGTTTGAG TTCTCGGAGGCTTGAGGTTAGCAGAGTGGAATTGCTTCTCCAGGTTGGGACATTTTGTGTGGCAGTTGGAGCTCTAGTTGCAG GTATTTTTGGCATGAACTTGAAGTCCTATATTGAAGAACATGTG TTTGCGTTTTGGCTAACAACAGCTGGGATAATTTTTGGTGCTGTTGTCGCTTTTTTCCTTATGTACTCCTATCTCAAGACAAGGAAGATACT GTGA